Proteins encoded in a region of the Diospyros lotus cultivar Yz01 chromosome 9, ASM1463336v1, whole genome shotgun sequence genome:
- the LOC127809981 gene encoding uncharacterized protein LOC127809981 isoform X3: MADPHLLPDPPLQTQTPLLNNASEPKIEENPDPDFDIHLNKILQMLESYLNFMGFGQSSALSLALSWFTFFLIGVALPVAVVEFSGCSGCDKYQVKDFELDIVVSQACLAAASLLCLSHYLRKYGLRKFLFVDRYGGQMARFREQYIQKISECFRLLILWILPCFILKTAREVAHILYVPRESWWLSVATLLALILSWTYVTTIYLSACILFHLVCNLQIIHFDDYGKSFEREYDVIVFIEEHIRLRFHLSKISHRFRIYLVLVFLVVTASQFVTLLQTTGYSGQITLLNSSDFGISSIVQVVGIILCLNAAAKISHRAQGIASLASRWHAVATCSSADASQLRLPNIEGSFRAASTLDALYMNSSGSDLETLDHIMLPTNTQLASYMTSYHKRQALDALLT; the protein is encoded by the exons TCCCGACCCACCATTACAAACCCAAACCCCTCTGCTCAACAACGCCTCAGAGCCGAAGATTGAAGAAAATCCAGACCCAGATTTCGACATCCATCTCAACAAAATCCTCCAAATGCTCGAATCCTACCTCAATTTTATGGGTTTCGGCCAATCCTCCGCCCTCAGCCTGGCCTTGTCCTGGTTCACCTTCTTCCTGATCGGCGTCGCTCTTCCCGTCGCCGTCGTTGAGTTCTCCGGCTGCTCCGGCTGCGACAAGTACCAGGTCAAGGATTTTGAGCTCGACATCGTTGTTTCGCAGGCGTGCTTGGCTGCCGCGTCTCTGCTTTGCCTTTCTCACTATCTCCGTAAATATGGCCTTCGGAAGTTTCTCTTCGTCGATCGGTACGGCGGCCAAATGGCTCGGTTTCGGGAACAGTACATTCAGAAGATCTCG GAGTGTTTCCGCTTGCTCATACTGTGGATACTGCCATGTTTCATTCTGAAGACTGCACGTGAAGTTGCCCACATTTTGTATGTGCCTCGTGAGTCATGGTGGCTGTCAGTTGCTACTTTATTAGCTTTGATCCTATCATGGACTTACGTGACTACAATCTATCTGTCAGCTTGCATTTTGTTCCATTTGGTTTGCAATTTGCAAATCATCCACTTTGATGATTATGGGAAGTCCTTTGAAAGAGAATATGATGTTAttgtatttatagaggagcacATCCGTCTGCGGTTTCATCTCTCAAAAATAAGCCATAGATTCCGAATATATCTTGTTCTAGTATTCCTGGTCGTCACTGCAAGCCAGTTTGTGACCCTACTCCAAACGACAGGATATAGCGGACAAATTACTTTGTTAAACAGTAGTGATTTTGGG ATATCATCAATTGTTCAGGTTGTGGGGATAATTCTTTGTTTAAATGCTGCTGCCAAAATTTCCCATAGGGCCCAGGGAATTGCATCACTAGCGAGTAGATGGCATGCTGTGGCAACATGCAGTTCTGCTGATGCATCCCAATTGAGACTTCCAAATATTGAGGGAAGCTTCAGAGCTGCTAGTACATTGGATGCACTGTATATGAATAGTTCAGGAAGTGATTTGGAAACACTGGATCACATCATGTTGCCTACAAATACACAATTGGCTTCTTATATGACCTCATACCACAAGCGACAAGCCTTAG